Proteins from a single region of Undibacterium sp. KW1:
- a CDS encoding 3-hydroxyacyl-CoA dehydrogenase NAD-binding domain-containing protein, with translation MSAEYQVNGNIAVITLNNPPVNGLGHATRTAAVNGMKQALNDDAIKAIVITGAGKAFSGGADIKEFNSPKASAEPSLHTLINVVEGSDKPVIAAIHTVCMGGGLELALGCNYRVASKGAQIALPEVKLGILPGAGGTQRLPRVLGLEMALNMIVSGTPVPSEKLAKTAIFNEVVEGDVLEAALAFAAKVADVRPLPRVRDIKIDYPNYEAYLQFSRNTVRAMAGPFPAPLKCVEAVAAAVTRKFDDGIKFERELFVDLVQTTESKALRHAFFGERAASKLPDVPDDTPTRPIKSVAVIGAGTMGGGIAMNFANAGIPVQILEMKQEALDKGLATIRKNYENTLKKGKLSQEKFDQRVGLITGTLSYEDIAQADIVIEAVFEDMGVKEQVFKKLDEVMKQGAILASNTSTLDVDKIADFTKRPEDVIGTHFFSPANVMKLLEIVRGKKTAKDVLATVLGLSKKIKKTGVVSGVCDGFIGNRMIEQYSRQAGFLLEEGCTPEQVDKAVEKMGFAMGPFRMGDLAGNDIGWYIRKRRYVEKPQITYSKTADLLCELGRFGQKTGAGWYDYKPGDRKAYPSSIVNDMIIQHSADLGITRRKISDQEIVERLIFALVNEAAYILEEGIATRASDIDMVYLTGYGFPLHTGGPMFYADTVGLPNVVMAMEKYAKGRHGDAWKPAPLLAKLAAEGKTFN, from the coding sequence ATGAGCGCCGAATATCAAGTGAATGGCAATATTGCCGTAATTACCCTGAACAATCCACCTGTGAATGGCCTGGGCCATGCCACCCGCACAGCAGCGGTGAACGGCATGAAACAAGCCTTGAATGATGATGCTATCAAAGCCATCGTCATCACTGGTGCCGGTAAGGCATTCTCCGGCGGTGCGGATATCAAGGAATTCAATTCTCCCAAAGCTTCTGCTGAGCCCAGCCTGCATACGCTGATCAATGTGGTGGAAGGATCTGACAAACCGGTCATCGCTGCCATTCACACAGTGTGCATGGGTGGTGGCCTGGAGCTGGCGCTGGGTTGTAATTACCGCGTCGCATCCAAAGGTGCGCAAATTGCCTTGCCTGAAGTTAAATTGGGTATCTTGCCGGGTGCTGGCGGCACGCAACGTCTGCCGCGCGTGCTGGGCCTGGAAATGGCATTAAACATGATCGTCTCGGGCACACCCGTACCCTCTGAAAAACTGGCCAAGACAGCGATCTTCAATGAAGTTGTGGAAGGCGATGTACTGGAAGCTGCACTTGCATTCGCTGCAAAAGTTGCTGATGTACGCCCATTACCAAGAGTACGTGATATCAAGATTGATTATCCGAACTATGAAGCCTATCTGCAATTCTCACGTAATACAGTACGCGCCATGGCCGGCCCTTTCCCAGCACCTTTGAAATGCGTGGAAGCAGTCGCAGCCGCAGTCACCAGGAAATTTGATGATGGCATCAAGTTTGAGCGTGAATTGTTTGTCGATCTGGTACAAACCACAGAATCCAAAGCCTTGCGCCATGCCTTCTTCGGAGAGCGTGCTGCCAGCAAATTGCCGGATGTGCCAGATGACACGCCAACTCGCCCCATTAAATCGGTTGCTGTTATCGGTGCCGGCACCATGGGTGGTGGTATTGCGATGAACTTTGCCAATGCGGGCATCCCTGTACAAATTCTGGAAATGAAACAGGAAGCACTGGACAAAGGTCTGGCGACTATCCGCAAGAATTATGAAAACACACTTAAAAAAGGCAAGCTGTCTCAGGAGAAGTTTGACCAGCGTGTGGGCTTGATCACAGGCACTTTGTCGTATGAAGATATTGCTCAGGCAGATATCGTCATTGAAGCCGTGTTTGAAGACATGGGCGTCAAGGAACAAGTCTTCAAAAAGCTTGATGAAGTCATGAAGCAGGGCGCCATTCTGGCATCGAATACCTCTACGCTGGATGTCGATAAGATTGCTGACTTCACCAAGCGGCCTGAAGATGTCATCGGCACCCATTTTTTCAGTCCTGCAAACGTCATGAAGTTGCTGGAAATCGTGCGCGGTAAAAAAACTGCCAAGGACGTGCTGGCAACGGTGTTGGGCCTGTCCAAGAAAATCAAGAAAACCGGTGTGGTATCTGGCGTCTGCGATGGTTTCATTGGCAACCGCATGATAGAGCAATACAGCCGTCAGGCAGGCTTCTTGCTGGAAGAAGGTTGCACACCTGAGCAGGTTGATAAAGCGGTAGAAAAAATGGGTTTTGCCATGGGGCCATTCCGTATGGGTGATCTGGCTGGCAACGACATCGGCTGGTATATCCGCAAACGCCGTTACGTAGAAAAACCACAAATCACTTATTCCAAAACAGCAGATTTGCTGTGCGAGTTGGGCCGCTTCGGGCAAAAGACCGGTGCAGGCTGGTATGACTATAAACCGGGTGACCGCAAAGCTTATCCGTCTTCCATTGTGAATGACATGATCATTCAGCACTCTGCTGACCTGGGTATTACACGCCGCAAGATTTCTGATCAGGAAATTGTCGAGCGCCTGATATTTGCTCTCGTCAATGAGGCAGCGTACATCCTGGAAGAGGGGATCGCGACACGCGCATCGGATATCGATATGGTGTATCTGACTGGCTATGGCTTCCCATTGCATACTGGCGGACCTATGTTCTATGCAGATACCGTGGGCTTGCCTAATGTAGTCATGGCCATGGAGAAATATGCGAAAGGCCGCCATGGCGATGCCTGGAAGCCGGCACCTTTGTTGGCAAAACTGGCTGCAGAAGGAAAAACTTTCAATTAA
- a CDS encoding ABC-F family ATPase, with protein MLSTANITMQFGPKPLFENISVKFGEGNRYGLIGANGCGKSTFMKILGGDLEQSSGTVMLDQNERLGKLRQDQFAFEDMRVLDVVMMGHTEMWAAMSERDAIYANPEATDDDYMKAADLEAKFAEYDGYTAEARAGELLLGVGIPTDQHQGVMSAVAPGWKLRVLLAQALFSNPDILLLDEPTNNLDINTIRWLEDILNERNSTMIIISHDRHFLNQVCTHMADMDYGTLKVYPGNYDDYMLASSQARAQQMANNAKAKEKVAELQDFVRRFSANKSKARQATSRAKQIDKIKIEEFKPSSRQNPFVRFDGEKKLHRLAVEVQSLSKAYDKTLFKNIDLMVEAGERIAIIGANGIGKTTLLRCIGGGDITGLNADYGTVKWAENANVGYMPQDPTEEFASDKNLTDWIGQWTQEGDDDQAVRSILGRLLFGGDDVKKSVKVLSGGEKGRMMYGKLMLGRHNVLLLDEPTNHMDMESIESLNIALEKYAGTLIFVSHDREFVSSLATRVLEIKENEIIDFQGSYEEYLSSQGIE; from the coding sequence GTGCTTTCTACCGCTAATATCACCATGCAGTTCGGCCCCAAGCCGCTGTTTGAAAATATCTCTGTCAAATTTGGCGAAGGTAACCGCTATGGCCTGATCGGTGCCAATGGCTGCGGCAAATCCACTTTCATGAAGATTCTCGGTGGCGACCTTGAGCAATCTTCAGGTACAGTCATGCTGGATCAGAATGAGCGCCTCGGTAAATTGCGCCAGGATCAGTTTGCCTTTGAAGATATGCGCGTACTGGATGTGGTCATGATGGGCCACACAGAAATGTGGGCAGCCATGTCGGAGCGGGACGCGATTTACGCGAATCCTGAAGCAACTGACGACGACTACATGAAAGCAGCTGATCTGGAGGCCAAGTTTGCTGAATATGATGGTTATACCGCAGAAGCACGTGCTGGTGAATTATTGTTGGGCGTTGGTATACCAACTGATCAGCATCAGGGCGTCATGAGTGCCGTTGCACCAGGCTGGAAACTGCGCGTCTTGCTGGCGCAGGCCCTGTTTTCCAACCCAGATATTTTGCTGCTTGATGAGCCAACCAATAACCTGGACATCAATACCATCCGCTGGCTGGAAGACATTCTGAATGAACGTAATTCCACCATGATCATTATTTCCCATGATCGCCATTTCCTGAATCAGGTATGTACACACATGGCGGATATGGATTATGGTACCCTCAAAGTGTATCCGGGCAATTACGACGACTATATGCTGGCATCGTCACAGGCGCGTGCACAGCAAATGGCGAACAATGCCAAGGCCAAGGAAAAGGTCGCAGAGCTGCAAGATTTTGTCCGTCGCTTTTCTGCGAATAAATCCAAAGCGCGCCAGGCAACTTCACGTGCCAAACAGATTGATAAGATCAAGATTGAAGAATTCAAACCATCAAGCCGCCAGAATCCTTTCGTGCGTTTTGATGGCGAGAAAAAATTGCACCGTCTTGCAGTGGAAGTGCAATCCCTGAGCAAAGCTTACGACAAGACCTTGTTCAAAAATATTGACCTGATGGTTGAGGCAGGCGAAAGAATCGCGATCATCGGTGCCAACGGCATTGGTAAAACGACTTTGCTGCGATGCATAGGTGGTGGCGATATCACTGGTTTGAATGCGGATTATGGCACTGTCAAATGGGCAGAAAACGCCAATGTCGGTTATATGCCGCAAGATCCTACCGAAGAATTTGCATCTGATAAAAACCTGACTGACTGGATAGGTCAATGGACGCAAGAGGGTGATGATGACCAGGCAGTTCGCTCCATTCTGGGTCGTTTGCTGTTCGGTGGTGATGATGTCAAAAAATCGGTCAAGGTATTGTCCGGTGGTGAAAAAGGCCGCATGATGTATGGCAAGCTGATGCTGGGTCGCCACAATGTCCTGTTGCTGGATGAGCCTACTAATCACATGGATATGGAATCTATCGAGTCACTGAATATCGCGCTTGAAAAATATGCTGGCACCCTGATTTTCGTTTCACATGACCGCGAGTTTGTTTCTTCTTTGGCGACACGTGTTCTGGAAATCAAGGAAAATGAAATCATCGACTTCCAGGGCAGTTATGAAGAGTACCTGAGCAGTCAGGGTATCGAGTAA
- a CDS encoding ferrous iron transporter B: MNELFSPLIALVGNPNCGKTALFNRLTGARQKVANYAGVTIERKEGKFRSETGRQWQVLDLPGTYSLHAITPDEKITQEVVTGQHTNETMPDAVVCVVDATNLKRGLRVVFELLALGQPLILAVNMMDIAKKRHIHIDIAALSQALNIPVVETIAVDPKGVDALLTELETLAQTLQPKGNITPHTLSAQSPESLQQQANAVLASCVTQDADAASDRAASLSYRLDSWILHPAVGPVIFATLMFLVFQAVFAWAQAPMDLIKSTIDATGTAVESALAPGILQGLLVKGVIGGAGSVLVFLPQIVILFFFILVLEDSGYLPRAAFLLDRIMGKVGLSGRAFIPLLSSFACAIPGIMATRTIQNPRDRLVTIMIAPLMTCSARLPVYALIIAAFIPDQTVLGMLNLQGLVLFLLYLGGIVSAMLVAYFFKKKWGSEVHQQALMLELPDYRWPNVRNLLLGLWERIKIFTTRVGTIILSLMILLWFLSSFPGAPENATQPPIYYSIAGYLGRALEVIFAPIGFNWQICIALVPGLAAREVAVAALGTVYALSQSGEELSRSLEPLIAHSWSVPTALSLLAWYVFAPQCVATLSVVKRETNTLRYPVIMAAYLFGLAYCASFLTYHISSFFLGR, from the coding sequence GTGAACGAATTGTTTTCTCCGCTCATCGCTCTTGTCGGTAACCCTAACTGCGGAAAAACTGCACTCTTCAATCGATTGACAGGTGCTCGACAAAAAGTAGCAAACTATGCAGGCGTGACCATAGAACGGAAAGAAGGAAAATTCCGCTCGGAAACAGGGCGCCAGTGGCAGGTTTTGGATCTGCCTGGCACTTACAGTCTGCACGCCATCACTCCTGATGAAAAAATCACCCAGGAAGTGGTCACCGGCCAACACACAAACGAAACCATGCCGGATGCAGTGGTATGTGTGGTTGATGCCACCAATTTGAAGCGTGGCTTGCGCGTAGTTTTTGAATTACTGGCGCTTGGTCAGCCACTGATACTCGCAGTCAATATGATGGATATCGCAAAAAAACGCCATATCCATATCGACATCGCTGCATTAAGCCAAGCACTGAATATCCCTGTCGTAGAGACTATTGCAGTTGATCCCAAAGGGGTCGATGCGTTGCTGACTGAACTGGAAACGCTCGCGCAAACCCTGCAACCAAAAGGCAATATTACGCCGCACACACTTTCTGCACAAAGTCCGGAAAGTTTGCAGCAACAAGCCAATGCCGTTCTGGCATCCTGTGTCACCCAGGATGCCGATGCTGCCAGCGACCGTGCCGCCAGCCTGAGTTATCGGCTCGATAGCTGGATTTTGCATCCTGCTGTTGGCCCTGTCATTTTCGCCACCCTGATGTTTTTGGTATTCCAGGCAGTGTTTGCCTGGGCCCAGGCACCGATGGACTTGATCAAATCGACTATCGATGCCACCGGGACGGCTGTCGAATCAGCATTGGCGCCCGGCATCTTGCAAGGCTTGCTGGTGAAAGGCGTAATAGGAGGCGCTGGCAGTGTGCTGGTATTTTTGCCGCAAATTGTCATCCTGTTTTTCTTTATCCTGGTCCTGGAAGACTCTGGCTATCTGCCACGCGCAGCATTCCTGCTTGACAGGATCATGGGTAAAGTTGGATTGTCTGGACGCGCCTTCATTCCCTTGCTGTCCAGCTTTGCCTGTGCGATTCCAGGCATCATGGCAACCAGGACCATACAAAATCCGCGCGACAGGCTGGTGACCATCATGATCGCCCCGCTGATGACCTGTTCCGCACGCTTACCTGTGTATGCGCTCATCATCGCCGCCTTCATTCCTGACCAAACCGTTCTGGGCATGTTGAATTTGCAGGGGCTGGTATTATTTCTTCTGTATCTCGGCGGCATAGTATCTGCCATGCTGGTGGCTTATTTCTTCAAGAAGAAATGGGGTAGCGAAGTACATCAACAGGCCCTGATGCTGGAATTGCCCGATTATCGATGGCCAAACGTCCGCAACCTGCTCCTCGGCTTATGGGAAAGAATCAAGATTTTCACGACCCGTGTTGGCACCATCATCCTGTCTTTAATGATCTTATTGTGGTTCCTCAGCAGCTTTCCTGGCGCACCAGAAAATGCAACCCAGCCGCCAATTTATTACAGCATTGCCGGTTACCTGGGCCGTGCACTGGAAGTGATATTTGCGCCGATTGGTTTTAACTGGCAAATCTGCATTGCCCTGGTACCAGGACTGGCAGCGCGTGAAGTTGCCGTAGCGGCTTTGGGTACAGTATATGCACTCTCACAATCAGGCGAAGAACTGAGCCGCTCGCTGGAGCCATTGATAGCGCATTCCTGGAGCGTCCCAACGGCCTTGTCCCTGCTGGCCTGGTATGTTTTTGCTCCACAATGCGTGGCGACCTTGAGTGTGGTCAAACGTGAGACCAATACCTTGCGCTACCCGGTCATCATGGCAGCTTACTTATTTGGTCTGGCCTATTGCGCGTCTTTCCTGACCTACCATATTTCCAGCTTTTTTCTGGGGAGATAA
- a CDS encoding FeoA family protein, giving the protein MSGSPLQQAVSTTLNLMKVGDSGVVVDVQEQGDAKDDSLFNITRRLKELGFVKGEPVKILHKGYFGGEPLAVRIGQSTFALRNFEAALIGVTNLGVSHSEKVGT; this is encoded by the coding sequence ATGAGCGGTTCGCCATTACAGCAAGCAGTTTCTACTACATTGAACCTGATGAAAGTCGGCGATTCTGGCGTCGTTGTCGATGTGCAGGAGCAAGGCGATGCAAAAGACGATAGCCTGTTCAATATTACCCGTCGCCTGAAAGAATTAGGCTTTGTCAAAGGTGAGCCTGTAAAAATATTACACAAAGGATATTTTGGTGGAGAACCACTGGCCGTCAGGATAGGCCAATCGACCTTTGCGTTGCGAAATTTTGAAGCAGCTCTCATAGGCGTTACCAATCTCGGTGTTAGTCATTCAGAAAAAGTAGGAACATAG
- a CDS encoding GNAT family N-acetyltransferase, translated as MEASISSLTVQGIRDASRRLVRELGFMKPTLAGTMLPASAVHALIEIGDHGVHSATALCEILGLEKSSVSRMVRKLIEGGELAETGNLKDGREKQLILSPKGRQTLLAINQFASLQVGKALERIPVSAHGKVQTGLNMYAEALASARKGDSAATAHDTYIQSGYHPGILGRVVEMHARYYARYAGFGHFFEAKVASGIAEFAGRLQNPGNQLWFAIRDNIILGSIAIDAEDLGGDIAHLRWFIVDDELRGSGIGRRLLAEAISFCDRQQFSEIHLWTFKGLNAARRLYEEAGFVLLEEFRGQQWGKKSWNKNSPAHILLFSEPRYWYETGATGGESANLFCPLKIHDPIGFPTDAAVHRECLLPAWLIGSGHAPDKTHTYRFSRKSIVSIKLTRAILKTSLHGSIQMRGVATIQPPDGPDAFFYIERTQSCCTICAARHVKHIVIHIASPSKDSDDGRAPIKLQPLITTGKPLLEAAMPYLPVTYKKIKIPGSVCDADSIYCCVHVFSF; from the coding sequence ATGGAAGCTTCAATATCTTCGCTAACTGTTCAGGGAATTCGCGACGCATCGCGCAGGCTGGTTCGTGAATTGGGTTTCATGAAGCCCACTTTGGCTGGCACTATGCTTCCTGCGTCCGCTGTGCATGCATTAATTGAAATAGGGGACCACGGTGTCCATAGCGCGACTGCATTGTGCGAAATACTGGGTCTGGAAAAATCCAGCGTCAGCCGCATGGTTAGAAAACTTATAGAAGGTGGCGAACTGGCAGAGACTGGCAATTTGAAAGATGGCCGGGAAAAACAGCTTATATTAAGCCCGAAAGGCAGGCAGACCCTGCTTGCGATTAACCAGTTTGCCAGTTTACAGGTTGGCAAAGCTCTTGAACGTATTCCGGTTTCGGCGCATGGCAAAGTACAGACAGGTTTGAACATGTATGCAGAAGCGCTGGCGTCTGCGCGTAAAGGTGACTCAGCCGCTACCGCACATGATACCTACATCCAGTCAGGTTATCACCCTGGCATACTTGGCCGTGTAGTTGAAATGCACGCTCGTTACTATGCACGCTATGCTGGTTTCGGGCATTTTTTTGAGGCCAAAGTTGCCAGCGGCATAGCTGAATTTGCAGGGCGTCTGCAAAATCCAGGCAATCAACTATGGTTTGCAATCCGCGACAATATTATCCTTGGCAGCATCGCGATTGATGCCGAAGACCTGGGTGGCGATATTGCCCATCTTCGCTGGTTTATTGTTGATGACGAATTGCGTGGCAGTGGCATAGGGAGGCGCTTGCTTGCTGAAGCTATTTCTTTTTGTGACCGACAACAATTCAGCGAAATACATCTATGGACTTTTAAAGGGTTGAACGCGGCGCGGCGCTTGTATGAAGAAGCTGGGTTTGTATTGCTTGAAGAATTCAGGGGGCAGCAATGGGGGAAGAAGTCCTGGAACAAAAATTCTCCCGCCCACATCCTGCTATTCTCTGAGCCCAGGTATTGGTATGAAACAGGCGCTACTGGTGGCGAGTCTGCAAACTTATTCTGCCCTTTGAAAATTCATGATCCAATTGGTTTCCCAACTGATGCCGCCGTCCACAGAGAATGCCTGCTCCCAGCGTGGCTGATCGGGAGCGGGCATGCTCCAGATAAAACGCACACGTATCGGTTTTCCCGTAAAAGTATCGTCAGCATAAAACTTACCCGCGCCATTCTCAAAACGTCCCTGCATGGGAGTATCCAGATGCGTGGGGTAGCGACCATCCAGCCACCAGATGGACCAGATGCCTTTTTCTATATCGAACGAACGCAGAGTTGCTGCACGATATGTGCAGCCCGGCATGTCAAGCACATTGTCATCCATATTGCCAGCCCCTCCAAGGATAGCGATGACGGACGTGCTCCCATTAAACTCCAGCCACTCATCACAACTGGCAAGCCGCTCCTTGAGGCGGCGATGCCTTACCTGCCAGTTACCTATAAAAAAATCAAAATCCCTGGCTCCGTCTGCGACGCTGACAGTATTTATTGTTGTGTTCATGTGTTCTCCTTTTGA
- a CDS encoding YafY family protein: MSQNYQPTTRVLALLELLQNHGQVSGAELSQMLEIDRRSLRRYIVTLEEMGIPIMTSRGRFGVIPSCRVLNCHP, encoded by the coding sequence ATGTCTCAAAATTATCAGCCAACCACACGTGTTCTGGCCTTGCTGGAACTCTTGCAAAATCATGGGCAAGTCAGCGGAGCAGAACTGTCGCAGATGCTGGAGATAGACCGGCGCAGTTTACGTCGCTATATTGTGACCCTGGAGGAAATGGGCATACCCATCATGACTTCACGCGGACGCTTTGGGGTTATTCCATCATGCCGGGTTTTAAATTGCCACCCATGA
- a CDS encoding YafY family protein has protein sequence MPGFKLPPMMFNEEEGFAISIALTAARQLKLLDVAPSIESAQSKLQRILPDQLRQRLRAADTAIELNLQPATMPADKEVLAKISHAVAHKQSINLQYRSVSDMVSERKLDAYGLAFHATHWYVVGFCHLRQDIRSFRLDRVMRAELLSQQFTSPPDFSVISYLRSAVASIPRAYSVELLLKTDMQYARRYLSDAIAVLEQTTGGVLLYNQSEDLSWFARQLAALPFDFEVRKPAQLQDELRKVAERLLKNCS, from the coding sequence ATGCCGGGTTTTAAATTGCCACCCATGATGTTCAATGAAGAAGAGGGCTTTGCCATTTCCATTGCCTTGACTGCGGCGCGACAATTGAAATTGCTGGATGTCGCGCCATCCATAGAAAGTGCTCAGTCCAAACTGCAAAGAATTTTGCCAGACCAACTCAGGCAAAGACTGCGGGCGGCGGATACCGCAATAGAACTTAATCTCCAGCCTGCGACCATGCCGGCAGACAAGGAGGTATTGGCAAAAATAAGCCACGCAGTCGCGCACAAGCAAAGCATCAATTTGCAGTACAGGAGTGTCAGCGATATGGTAAGTGAGCGTAAGCTTGACGCCTATGGTCTGGCTTTTCATGCCACGCACTGGTATGTCGTCGGTTTTTGCCATTTACGGCAGGACATACGCAGCTTCAGACTAGACAGGGTGATGCGGGCCGAATTACTGAGCCAACAATTCACTTCTCCTCCTGATTTCAGCGTGATCAGTTATTTGCGCAGCGCTGTGGCGAGTATTCCTCGTGCCTATAGCGTAGAACTCCTGCTCAAAACAGATATGCAGTATGCACGCAGATATCTGTCAGATGCAATTGCCGTTCTCGAGCAAACGACCGGAGGGGTATTGCTATACAACCAGTCAGAGGATTTAAGCTGGTTTGCCAGGCAACTGGCGGCCTTGCCTTTCGATTTTGAAGTACGCAAACCAGCGCAGTTACAGGATGAGCTCAGGAAGGTGGCTGAGCGGCTGTTGAAAAATTGCTCATAA
- a CDS encoding HNH endonuclease, giving the protein MQQILVLDIAGVPYDWISQNDAATQYAAKKVAWDIGDQVIMLRGGYNKDGVQSKIFIKPIISIRNSERMSRNSRHQIPLGDGNRLLYARDRHICAYCGETFPYQELSRDHILPTSRGGKDVWENCVTACKECNHAKGNKFVHDFKPLIYVPYAPCRFEHFILSGRNVIADQLEYLSAKLPKHSRLL; this is encoded by the coding sequence ATGCAACAAATATTGGTTTTGGATATAGCAGGAGTACCCTATGACTGGATAAGTCAGAATGATGCTGCGACTCAGTACGCCGCAAAAAAAGTGGCATGGGATATTGGTGATCAGGTCATCATGCTGCGCGGTGGTTATAACAAGGATGGCGTGCAATCAAAGATCTTCATCAAGCCCATCATTTCAATACGTAATAGTGAACGCATGTCCAGGAACAGCCGTCACCAGATACCTTTGGGAGATGGAAATCGCCTGCTGTATGCAAGAGACAGACATATTTGTGCCTATTGTGGTGAGACTTTTCCTTATCAGGAATTGTCACGCGATCACATTCTGCCAACTTCTCGTGGTGGAAAAGATGTCTGGGAAAATTGCGTAACCGCCTGCAAGGAATGCAATCACGCCAAAGGTAACAAGTTCGTGCATGACTTCAAACCTTTGATTTATGTGCCGTATGCACCTTGCCGTTTCGAGCATTTCATCCTGAGCGGCAGGAATGTGATTGCTGATCAGCTGGAATATCTTTCAGCGAAATTACCCAAGCACAGTCGTCTGTTGTAG
- the hmpA gene encoding NO-inducible flavohemoprotein, with protein MLNINTRNLVKATVPVLKEHGVALTRHFYARMFSHNPELKPVFNQGNQQSGSQQQALAMAVLAYAEHIDDPSVLMPVLTLVANKHVSVGIRAEHYPVVGLHLLASIKEVLGGAANDELLAAWAAAYGQLADILIAQETAIYTKAAMTPGGWTGWRGFIVSKKVVESEEITSFYLQPADGGSVPDYKPGQYISVKVFVPELGMMQPRQYSLSCAPGQAYLRISVKREAAMATKPAGLVSNVLHRDCHEGALIDVAPPMGDYVLHEDRDTPVVLISAGVGVTPKLAMLEHLLKQNTKRKIRFVHACRHGGVHAFKQQVRELNEQYEQIKSLTYYEAPRAEDLQSIDYDQQGRLDLQTVASDFILPEADYYICGPRPFMQEQIASLQSLGIASARIHKEAFVSGGFAH; from the coding sequence ATGTTAAACATTAATACAAGAAATCTAGTAAAAGCCACGGTACCGGTATTGAAAGAACATGGAGTCGCCTTGACCCGCCATTTTTATGCGCGCATGTTTTCACATAACCCAGAATTGAAACCTGTCTTTAATCAGGGTAACCAGCAATCTGGCAGCCAGCAACAAGCTTTGGCAATGGCTGTATTGGCGTATGCCGAACACATTGATGACCCTTCGGTCCTGATGCCGGTTTTGACCCTGGTAGCCAACAAGCACGTTAGCGTTGGCATCAGGGCAGAGCATTATCCTGTTGTTGGCTTGCATCTATTGGCATCGATCAAAGAGGTATTGGGAGGCGCTGCCAATGATGAGTTATTGGCGGCCTGGGCCGCAGCTTATGGGCAACTGGCAGATATATTGATTGCGCAAGAGACCGCCATCTATACAAAAGCGGCAATGACCCCAGGTGGGTGGACAGGATGGCGTGGCTTCATCGTCAGCAAAAAAGTAGTGGAAAGTGAAGAAATAACGTCCTTCTATCTGCAACCTGCCGATGGTGGATCGGTGCCTGATTACAAGCCTGGTCAATACATCTCAGTCAAAGTATTTGTGCCTGAATTGGGCATGATGCAACCACGTCAATACAGCCTTTCATGTGCGCCTGGTCAAGCCTATTTGCGTATATCCGTCAAACGCGAGGCTGCAATGGCGACCAAACCTGCAGGCCTGGTTTCCAATGTATTGCACAGGGATTGTCATGAAGGTGCATTAATTGATGTGGCGCCACCTATGGGGGATTATGTCTTGCATGAGGACAGGGATACACCCGTGGTTCTGATCAGTGCCGGTGTAGGTGTAACCCCCAAACTTGCCATGCTGGAGCATTTACTCAAACAAAACACCAAGCGCAAAATACGTTTCGTGCATGCTTGCAGGCATGGTGGAGTGCATGCATTCAAACAACAAGTTCGCGAATTGAACGAGCAATACGAACAAATCAAATCATTGACATATTACGAGGCGCCGCGTGCAGAGGATCTGCAGTCCATAGATTATGATCAGCAAGGGCGACTGGATCTGCAGACTGTGGCGAGTGATTTTATTTTACCTGAAGCTGATTATTACATTTGTGGACCGCGTCCGTTCATGCAGGAACAAATCGCCAGTTTGCAGAGTCTGGGCATTGCATCTGCACGTATTCATAAAGAGGCTTTTGTGAGTGGCGGATTCGCACACTGA